The sequence ACCGGCCGCACCTCACCCTCGCCGCCGTCGACGAGTTCCCGTCGGGGGTCGAGCACCGCCTGGCCGAGCTGTTCGACGCCGCGCTCCCGGTGCCGGTGACGCTCGACCGGGTCGTCGTCCTCGACGGCAGCGCCCCACTGGTCTGGCTCGTCCGACCCACCGCGGCGCTGACCGGACTGCACGCCGCCGTCTGGGACGTTCTCGCCGAGGCCGACGGACACCGCCCGTGGCATGCGCCCGACGCATGGGTGCCGCACCTGAGCCTGGCCCTGCGGTTCCGCAACGCGGACCTGCGGCTGGCCCGTGCCGTCGCCGGCGGGCAGCGCCCGACTGGCGACTTCGACGCCGCCCGTAGCTACGACGGCACGGACCGGACGGTGACGCCGCTGGCCGGGCGC comes from Micromonospora vinacea and encodes:
- a CDS encoding 2'-5' RNA ligase family protein, yielding MRTVELVCSPGLEVAVRAVWGRLAAAGLPSLARNIHPTNRPHLTLAAVDEFPSGVEHRLAELFDAALPVPVTLDRVVVLDGSAPLVWLVRPTAALTGLHAAVWDVLAEADGHRPWHAPDAWVPHLSLALRFRNADLRLARAVAGGQRPTGDFDAARSYDGTDRTVTPLAGRG